From Cellulosimicrobium cellulans, the proteins below share one genomic window:
- a CDS encoding hemolysin family protein — translation MSGEPVALLAVLTVLTVVLAAALSAGEAAVLRVTRAAVSEAALGDDLTNPPRPSGRRALALLVDPAATARSVGFVRVVAEVAAITCLTLLVAAWLEPWWQVLLVALAVSVVVGLLVVRVSPRSLGRRHAVRVLLALSGLLTGIVAATRWLTRLAPAPDSGAHERELQDMVDRVNESDVIEEEERELIRSVFELGSTLTREVMVPRTDMVTTSRDTPLRKTLSLFLRSGFSRIPVTGTSADDLVGVAYFKDVVRVLQGGPETDARPVGDVARAAIFVPESKPVDDLLREMQASSSHIAMVVDEYGGIAGLVTIEDALEEIVGELTDEHDRPEPEVEDLGEGVLRVPARLGVDELGELFGLDLDDDDVDTVGGLLAKTLGKVPLPGSVADVHGLRIEADRVEGRRKQLATVLVSHAAAPSGVPPAAPHEPETPADTRPSLPTVKDTP, via the coding sequence GTGAGCGGCGAACCCGTCGCGCTCCTGGCGGTCCTGACCGTCCTGACGGTCGTGCTCGCCGCCGCGCTGAGCGCCGGCGAGGCGGCGGTCCTGCGCGTGACGCGCGCGGCGGTGAGCGAGGCAGCGCTCGGCGACGACCTGACGAACCCGCCCCGGCCCTCGGGGCGTCGTGCGCTGGCGCTGCTCGTCGACCCGGCGGCGACGGCCCGTTCCGTCGGCTTCGTGCGCGTCGTGGCCGAGGTCGCCGCGATCACGTGCCTCACGCTGCTGGTCGCCGCGTGGCTCGAGCCGTGGTGGCAGGTCCTGCTCGTCGCGCTCGCGGTGAGCGTCGTCGTCGGTCTCCTCGTGGTGCGCGTCAGCCCCCGGTCGCTGGGCCGCCGGCACGCGGTCCGCGTCCTGCTCGCGCTCTCCGGCCTCCTCACGGGGATCGTCGCCGCCACCCGCTGGCTCACGCGCCTCGCGCCCGCGCCCGACTCGGGCGCGCACGAGCGCGAGCTCCAGGACATGGTCGACCGCGTGAACGAGTCCGACGTCATCGAGGAGGAGGAGCGCGAGCTCATCCGCTCCGTGTTCGAGCTGGGCAGCACGCTGACGCGCGAGGTCATGGTCCCGCGCACGGACATGGTCACGACCTCGCGGGACACGCCGCTGCGCAAGACGCTGTCGCTGTTCCTGCGCTCGGGGTTCTCCCGCATCCCCGTGACGGGGACGTCCGCGGACGACCTCGTGGGCGTCGCCTACTTCAAGGACGTCGTGCGGGTGCTGCAGGGCGGTCCGGAGACGGACGCCCGGCCGGTCGGTGACGTCGCGCGTGCCGCGATCTTCGTGCCCGAGTCCAAGCCCGTGGACGACCTCCTGCGCGAGATGCAGGCGTCGTCGTCGCACATCGCGATGGTCGTCGACGAGTACGGCGGCATCGCGGGCCTCGTGACGATCGAGGACGCGCTCGAGGAGATCGTCGGCGAGCTGACCGACGAGCACGACCGGCCCGAGCCCGAGGTCGAGGACCTCGGTGAGGGCGTGCTGCGCGTCCCCGCGCGCCTCGGCGTGGACGAGCTCGGCGAGCTCTTCGGGCTCGACCTGGACGACGACGACGTGGACACCGTCGGCGGTCTGCTCGCCAAGACCCTCGGCAAGGTCCCGCTGCCCGGCTCCGTGGCCGACGTCCACGGCCTGCGGATCGAGGCCGACCGGGTCGAGGGCCGCCGCAAGCAGCTCGCGACCGTCCTCGTCTCCCATGCCGCCGCGCCGTCCGGGGTGCCGCCCGCGGCGCCTCACGAGCCGGAGACCCCGGCCGACACCCGACCCTCCCTCCCGACCGTGAAGGACACCCCGTGA
- the ybeY gene encoding rRNA maturation RNase YbeY, with amino-acid sequence MSIEVNNETEAEVDEAEFAALARYVLDAMRVHPQSELSILFVDTDVMTELHVRWMDEPGPTDVLSFPMDELRPGRDGEVSGPGQLGDVVLCPEVAAQQAVTAGHSTAEEMLLLTTHGILHLLGYDHAEPEEEKEMFALQRKLLLTFLAGR; translated from the coding sequence GTGAGCATCGAGGTCAACAACGAGACCGAGGCCGAGGTCGACGAGGCCGAGTTCGCGGCGCTCGCGCGCTACGTGCTCGACGCGATGCGCGTGCACCCGCAGAGCGAGCTGTCGATCCTCTTCGTCGACACGGACGTCATGACCGAGCTGCACGTGCGCTGGATGGACGAGCCGGGACCGACGGACGTGCTCTCGTTCCCCATGGACGAGCTGCGGCCGGGCCGCGACGGCGAGGTGTCGGGGCCGGGCCAGCTCGGCGACGTCGTGCTGTGCCCGGAGGTCGCGGCGCAGCAGGCGGTCACCGCGGGACACTCCACCGCGGAGGAGATGCTGCTCCTCACGACCCACGGCATCCTGCACCTGCTCGGCTACGACCACGCCGAGCCCGAGGAGGAGAAGGAGATGTTCGCGCTGCAGCGCAAGCTGCTCCTGACCTTCCTCGCGGGCCGGTGA
- a CDS encoding PhoH family protein: MTSLSREPDPQPHRVEHRIVIPTHVPMVALLGSRDSVLRAVEEGFGSVDVHVRGNEIAVSGPPGDVALASRLLDELVEVVEAGTQLTADVVSRSIAMLTAATASRPAEVLTLNILSSRGRTIRPKTVGQKRYVEAIDANTITFGIGPAGTGKTYLAMAKAVQALQSKQVNRIILTRPAVEAGERLGFLPGSLSEKIDPYLRPLYDALHDMIDPDSIPKLIEAGTIEVAPLAFMRGRSLNDSFVILDEAQNTTTEQMKMFLTRLGFGSRMVITGDATQVDLPGGTQSGLRVIEDVLTGVDDVEFCRLTSSDVVRHRLVSEIIDAYARWDVASGHGTGTGARQGTGGGPRRRDDERRGRPAGKDRRTRDDA; encoded by the coding sequence ATGACCTCACTGTCCCGAGAACCCGACCCCCAGCCGCACCGGGTCGAGCACCGCATCGTCATCCCGACCCACGTGCCGATGGTGGCGCTCCTCGGCAGCCGCGACTCCGTGCTCCGGGCCGTCGAGGAGGGGTTCGGCTCGGTCGACGTGCACGTGCGCGGCAACGAGATCGCGGTCTCCGGGCCCCCGGGCGACGTGGCGCTCGCGTCGCGCCTGCTCGACGAGCTCGTCGAGGTCGTGGAGGCCGGTACGCAGCTCACGGCCGACGTCGTGTCGCGTTCCATCGCGATGCTCACGGCCGCGACGGCGTCGCGACCGGCCGAGGTGCTGACGCTCAACATCCTGTCGAGCCGCGGCCGCACGATCCGGCCCAAGACGGTCGGGCAGAAGCGCTACGTCGAGGCGATCGACGCGAACACCATCACGTTCGGCATCGGGCCCGCGGGCACGGGCAAGACGTACCTCGCGATGGCCAAGGCCGTGCAGGCGCTGCAGTCCAAGCAGGTCAACCGGATCATCCTCACGCGCCCGGCGGTCGAGGCGGGGGAGCGGCTCGGGTTCCTGCCCGGTTCGTTGAGCGAGAAGATCGACCCGTACCTGCGCCCGCTGTACGACGCGCTGCACGACATGATCGACCCCGACTCGATCCCCAAGCTCATCGAGGCGGGCACGATCGAGGTCGCTCCGCTGGCGTTCATGAGGGGCCGTTCGTTGAACGACTCTTTTGTCATTCTTGACGAGGCGCAGAACACGACGACCGAGCAGATGAAGATGTTCCTCACGCGCCTCGGGTTCGGGTCGCGCATGGTCATCACGGGCGACGCGACGCAGGTGGACCTGCCCGGCGGCACCCAGTCCGGGCTGCGCGTGATCGAGGACGTCCTCACGGGCGTGGACGACGTCGAGTTCTGCCGCCTCACCTCGTCGGACGTGGTGCGACACCGGCTCGTGAGCGAGATCATCGACGCGTACGCGCGGTGGGACGTCGCGTCCGGGCACGGGACGGGCACCGGGGCGCGACAGGGGACGGGCGGCGGACCGCGCCGCCGCGACGACGAGCGCCGCGGACGCCCCGCGGGCAAGGACCGACGGACGAGGGACGACGCGTGA
- a CDS encoding HIT domain-containing protein, producing MTSTDARTDPDCLFCRIVAGELPADVVATSDRAIAFRDINPQAPVHVLVVPRDHHGDIAQLAAADPALLADVVALADEVAGDQADGQFRLIFNSGPRAGQSVFHVHGHVIAGAELGWTPA from the coding sequence ATGACGAGCACCGACGCACGCACGGACCCGGACTGCCTCTTCTGCCGCATCGTCGCGGGAGAGCTGCCCGCCGACGTCGTGGCGACGAGCGACCGCGCGATCGCGTTCCGCGACATCAACCCGCAGGCGCCCGTGCACGTGCTCGTCGTGCCGCGCGACCACCACGGCGACATCGCCCAGCTCGCCGCCGCCGACCCGGCGCTGCTCGCCGACGTCGTCGCGCTCGCCGACGAGGTCGCGGGCGACCAGGCCGACGGCCAGTTCCGCCTCATCTTCAACTCGGGCCCGCGCGCCGGGCAGAGCGTGTTCCACGTGCACGGGCACGTCATCGCCGGCGCGGAGCTCGGCTGGACTCCCGCCTGA
- a CDS encoding 16S rRNA (uracil(1498)-N(3))-methyltransferase: MSAPVFLAETGLDGVAPGDRYVLDGAEGRHAGVVQRRGAGERIDVVDGAGLRLLCVVEHADAGRVTLLVQEVDREPAPAVVVTLVQALAKGDRDEMAIEAATEIGVDVVVPWQAERSVVVWRGERAAKSRARWLATVRTATKQARRARLPQVEVAVDSRGLAARVSDAVTSGGCAIVLHEEAATPLADVALPDGPAVDGGRAPEVLVVVGPEGGISDHEVADLTAAGAVAARLGPHVLRTSTAGPVAVALLAERLGRWGVAAGPGLASGS; the protein is encoded by the coding sequence ATGAGTGCTCCGGTGTTCCTCGCCGAGACCGGGCTCGACGGCGTCGCGCCCGGCGACCGCTACGTCCTCGACGGGGCGGAGGGTCGCCACGCGGGCGTCGTCCAGCGCCGCGGGGCGGGCGAGCGCATCGACGTCGTGGACGGCGCCGGCCTGCGCCTGCTCTGCGTCGTCGAGCACGCCGACGCGGGCCGCGTGACCCTGCTCGTCCAGGAGGTCGACCGCGAGCCCGCGCCCGCCGTCGTCGTGACGCTCGTGCAGGCGCTCGCCAAGGGTGACCGCGACGAGATGGCGATCGAGGCGGCGACCGAGATCGGGGTCGACGTCGTGGTCCCGTGGCAGGCGGAGCGCTCCGTCGTCGTGTGGCGCGGCGAGCGCGCGGCGAAGTCCCGCGCGCGCTGGCTCGCGACCGTCCGCACCGCGACGAAGCAGGCGCGGCGCGCCCGCCTGCCGCAGGTCGAGGTGGCGGTCGACTCGCGCGGCCTCGCCGCGCGGGTGTCCGACGCCGTCACGAGCGGCGGGTGCGCGATCGTGCTGCACGAGGAGGCCGCGACGCCGCTCGCCGACGTCGCGCTGCCCGACGGCCCGGCCGTCGACGGCGGGCGGGCGCCCGAGGTGCTGGTCGTCGTCGGACCCGAGGGCGGGATCTCCGACCACGAGGTCGCCGACCTCACCGCGGCCGGCGCGGTCGCGGCCCGGCTGGGCCCGCACGTGCTGCGCACGTCGACGGCCGGTCCCGTCGCCGTCGCGCTCCTCGCCGAGCGGCTCGGCCGCTGGGGCGTGGCCGCCGGGCCTGGACTAGCCTCGGGGTCATGA
- the dnaJ gene encoding molecular chaperone DnaJ — protein MSDYYEILGVARDASQDQIKKAYRKLARELHPDVAGEEAGDRFKDVARAYEVLSNPEKRQQYDLGVDPSAPGGGAGPMGGGFGFQDIFETFFGGGQAQQGPIPRARRGQDALVRLDIDLSEATFGAQRELQVDTAVVCGTCGGSCCRPGTSPRTCDVCHGRGTVQRVARSFLGQVMTSAPCAACQGFGTVIPEPCAECSGEGRVRSRRSLTVNVPAGVDTGTRIKLTAQGEVGPAGGPAGDLYVEIRERNHDTFVRRGDDLHCTLQVPMTAAALGTMLELETLDGAQEIDLRPGTQPGQIVTLKNLGVGHLHGNGRGDLNVHIEVQVPRELTEEQEQLLRSLAAMRGEERPEPRLSAAHPGVFSRLRDKLSGR, from the coding sequence GTGAGCGACTACTACGAGATCCTGGGCGTGGCGCGCGACGCCAGCCAGGACCAGATCAAGAAGGCGTACCGCAAGCTCGCGCGCGAGCTGCACCCGGACGTCGCGGGCGAGGAGGCGGGCGACCGCTTCAAGGACGTGGCGCGCGCGTACGAGGTGCTGTCCAACCCGGAGAAGCGCCAGCAGTACGACCTCGGCGTCGACCCGAGCGCCCCCGGCGGCGGCGCCGGCCCCATGGGCGGCGGGTTCGGCTTCCAGGACATCTTCGAGACGTTCTTCGGCGGCGGGCAGGCGCAGCAGGGTCCCATCCCGCGCGCCCGGCGCGGCCAGGACGCGCTCGTACGGCTCGACATCGACCTGTCCGAGGCGACGTTCGGTGCGCAGCGCGAGCTCCAGGTGGACACGGCGGTCGTGTGCGGGACGTGCGGGGGCTCGTGCTGTCGCCCGGGCACGTCGCCGCGCACGTGCGACGTCTGCCACGGCCGCGGCACGGTCCAGCGCGTGGCGCGCTCGTTCCTCGGCCAGGTCATGACGAGCGCCCCGTGCGCCGCGTGCCAGGGCTTCGGCACCGTCATCCCCGAGCCGTGCGCCGAGTGCTCCGGCGAGGGCCGCGTGCGCAGCCGTCGCAGCCTCACGGTCAACGTCCCCGCGGGCGTCGACACCGGCACGCGCATCAAGCTCACCGCGCAGGGTGAGGTCGGCCCGGCCGGGGGCCCCGCCGGCGACCTCTACGTCGAGATCCGCGAGCGCAACCACGACACGTTCGTGCGGCGCGGCGACGACCTGCACTGCACGCTCCAGGTGCCCATGACCGCGGCCGCGCTCGGCACGATGCTCGAGCTCGAGACGCTGGACGGCGCGCAGGAGATCGACCTGCGCCCGGGCACCCAGCCGGGCCAGATCGTCACGCTGAAGAACCTGGGCGTGGGGCACCTGCACGGCAACGGCCGCGGCGACCTCAACGTCCACATCGAGGTGCAGGTGCCGCGCGAGCTCACCGAGGAGCAGGAGCAGCTCCTGCGCTCGCTCGCCGCGATGCGCGGGGAGGAGCGGCCCGAGCCGCGCCTGTCCGCCGCGCACCCGGGCGTGTTCTCCCGCCTGCGCGACAAGCTCTCCGGACGCTGA
- the hrcA gene encoding heat-inducible transcriptional repressor HrcA — translation MSEERRLEVLRAIVEDYVLTREPVGSRVLTERHGLGVSPATIRNDMAALEDAGYIAQPHTSAGRIPTDKGYRLFVDRLSGVKPLSAPEKRAIETFLSEGVDLDDVIARAGRLLAQLTGQVAVVQYPSLSRSGLRHLELVPVGESRLLVVIITDTGRVEQRTLEVASVPGEGTLVEVRARLNAAAAGKRLTDLATGLAAVTESFHPDDAPLVRAVGDLVAQTLAEESEERLVLAGTANLARAGMRFEHALRPVLEALEEQVVLLGLLTEMAADSGVSVRIGHETQLEGLAETSVVTTGYGNDGDTVALVGSIGPTRMDYPGTIAAVRAVARYLSRVLGT, via the coding sequence GTGAGCGAGGAGCGCCGGCTCGAGGTGCTGCGGGCGATCGTCGAGGACTACGTCCTCACGCGCGAGCCCGTGGGGTCGCGCGTGCTCACGGAGCGGCACGGCCTGGGTGTCTCGCCCGCGACGATCCGCAACGACATGGCGGCACTCGAGGACGCCGGGTACATCGCGCAGCCCCACACGTCCGCGGGCCGCATCCCGACGGACAAGGGCTACCGCCTGTTCGTCGACCGGCTCTCGGGCGTGAAGCCGCTGTCCGCGCCGGAGAAGCGCGCGATCGAGACGTTCCTGTCCGAGGGCGTGGACCTCGACGACGTCATCGCGCGCGCCGGCCGGCTGCTCGCGCAGCTCACGGGCCAGGTCGCGGTCGTGCAGTACCCGTCGCTGAGCCGCTCCGGGCTGCGCCACCTCGAGCTCGTGCCGGTCGGGGAGTCGCGCCTGCTCGTCGTGATCATCACCGACACCGGGCGCGTCGAGCAGCGCACGCTCGAGGTCGCGAGCGTGCCCGGCGAGGGCACCCTCGTCGAGGTCCGCGCGCGGCTCAACGCGGCGGCTGCGGGCAAGCGCCTCACCGACCTCGCCACGGGTCTCGCCGCGGTGACGGAGAGCTTCCACCCCGACGACGCGCCGCTCGTGCGCGCGGTGGGCGACCTCGTCGCCCAGACGCTCGCGGAGGAGAGCGAGGAGCGCCTCGTGCTCGCCGGGACGGCGAACCTCGCCCGGGCGGGCATGCGGTTCGAGCACGCGCTGCGCCCGGTCCTCGAGGCGCTCGAGGAGCAGGTCGTCCTCCTCGGTCTCCTCACCGAGATGGCGGCGGACTCCGGCGTGAGCGTGCGGATCGGGCACGAGACCCAGCTCGAGGGCCTCGCGGAGACCTCCGTCGTGACGACCGGTTACGGTAACGACGGTGACACGGTCGCCCTCGTCGGCTCGATCGGGCCGACCCGCATGGACTACCCCGGGACCATCGCGGCGGTGCGCGCGGTCGCGCGCTACCTGTCGCGGGTGCTCGGCACGTGA
- a CDS encoding MFS transporter, which produces MSPQRAEPDPNRWRVLPVCLAVGFVTTLDVSIVNVALPSIESSLDAGPTQLQLVVAGYTLAFGLALVPAGRLGDAGARRSLFIAGLVGFALMSLACGLAPTDGWLAVARLLQGVSAGVLNPQVVGLIQQQFSGFERGRAFGMFGATIGVSTALGPLLGGLIIAAAGSADGWRWVFLVNLPVVAVLLPFAWRLVPAPPPDAARTARGPRRLDLVGLALLGAATLGVMMPFVTTTGQGDDASRWWWLAVAAAAGLAAVVWERRYQRRTGEAVLDPQVVGLGSFRNGALLGLAYFAGFTGIFLVVTLYLQDELGYTPLQAGLVGTPFAVASGVSAWFSGRWVARWGRQLVVGGLALVLVGVVVADAVVRLLGDDPAAVGPALAGALLVAGAGSGTVIAPNQTLTLSEVPVTRAGVAGSMLQLGQRIGSAVGISIVLSVYYGGLAGGDTAAHATGRALLVTIVLVALALVVGIGDLRSRRAEDRGTGRADA; this is translated from the coding sequence GTGAGCCCGCAGCGCGCCGAGCCGGACCCGAACCGCTGGCGCGTGCTGCCCGTCTGCCTCGCGGTCGGCTTCGTCACGACCCTCGACGTGTCGATCGTCAACGTGGCCCTCCCGTCGATCGAGTCGTCGCTCGACGCGGGGCCGACGCAGCTCCAGCTCGTCGTCGCGGGCTACACGCTCGCGTTCGGGCTCGCGCTCGTGCCCGCCGGCCGGCTCGGCGACGCCGGCGCCCGCCGGTCCCTGTTCATCGCCGGCCTGGTCGGGTTCGCGCTCATGAGCCTCGCGTGCGGGCTCGCGCCGACGGACGGGTGGCTGGCCGTCGCGCGGCTGCTGCAGGGCGTGAGCGCCGGAGTCCTCAACCCGCAGGTCGTCGGGCTCATCCAGCAGCAGTTCTCCGGGTTCGAGCGCGGCCGGGCGTTCGGCATGTTCGGCGCGACGATCGGGGTCTCGACGGCGCTCGGCCCGCTGCTCGGCGGCCTCATCATCGCGGCGGCGGGCTCCGCGGACGGGTGGCGGTGGGTGTTCCTCGTGAACCTCCCGGTCGTCGCGGTGCTGCTGCCCTTCGCGTGGCGGCTCGTGCCCGCGCCTCCGCCCGACGCCGCACGCACGGCGCGGGGCCCGCGTCGCCTCGACCTCGTCGGGCTGGCGCTGCTGGGCGCGGCGACGCTCGGCGTCATGATGCCGTTCGTCACGACCACGGGGCAGGGCGACGACGCCTCGCGCTGGTGGTGGCTCGCCGTGGCCGCGGCGGCGGGGCTCGCGGCTGTCGTCTGGGAGCGGCGGTACCAGCGGCGCACCGGCGAGGCGGTGCTCGACCCGCAGGTCGTCGGGCTCGGGTCGTTCCGCAACGGCGCGCTCCTCGGCCTCGCCTACTTCGCGGGCTTCACCGGCATCTTCCTGGTGGTCACCCTCTACCTGCAGGACGAGCTCGGCTACACCCCCCTCCAGGCGGGGCTCGTCGGGACGCCGTTCGCGGTGGCCTCGGGGGTGTCGGCGTGGTTCTCGGGGCGCTGGGTCGCGCGCTGGGGCCGGCAGCTCGTCGTCGGCGGGCTGGCGCTCGTCCTCGTCGGGGTCGTGGTGGCCGACGCCGTCGTGCGTCTCCTGGGGGACGATCCCGCCGCCGTCGGGCCGGCGCTCGCGGGAGCCCTGCTGGTCGCCGGGGCGGGCAGCGGGACGGTCATCGCGCCGAACCAGACCCTCACGCTGTCCGAGGTGCCCGTGACCCGCGCGGGCGTCGCGGGGAGCATGCTGCAGCTGGGGCAGCGCATCGGGTCGGCGGTCGGCATCTCGATCGTGCTCTCCGTGTACTACGGGGGCCTCGCGGGCGGCGACACGGCGGCGCACGCGACGGGGAGGGCGCTGCTCGTGACGATCGTGCTCGTCGCCCTCGCGCTCGTCGTCGGGATCGGCGACCTGCGTTCGCGACGAGCGGAGGACCGCGGGACGGGCCGCGCGGACGCGTAG
- a CDS encoding DUF3097 domain-containing protein, whose protein sequence is MSFDRYGSDVLGGTPAPAHHRARPVSRPQAAERGLVVEEVQTGWVGAVVRVEKSGGMHVVVLEDRAGRTRTFPLGPGFWVDGEPVELTAPVTSRAPAAPTRTASGSRAVVGQRARVARGSRIWVEGKHDAELVEKVWGDDLRVEGVVVEPLHGVDDLAAALADFGPTPQRRVGVLVDHLVPGSKERRIADEAIRRSPAGTVLVLGHPYVDVWQAVKPARVGLDRWPVIERGTEWKRGILRELGWPAESAEDVGRAWQRILGTVRTYADLEPSLLGRVEELIDFVTAP, encoded by the coding sequence GTGTCCTTCGACCGCTATGGCTCCGACGTCCTCGGCGGCACGCCCGCCCCCGCCCACCACCGCGCCCGACCGGTGTCCCGACCGCAGGCCGCCGAGCGGGGGCTCGTGGTCGAGGAGGTGCAGACGGGGTGGGTCGGCGCCGTCGTGCGGGTCGAGAAGTCGGGCGGGATGCACGTCGTCGTGCTCGAGGACCGCGCGGGCCGGACGCGCACGTTCCCCCTCGGGCCCGGGTTCTGGGTCGACGGCGAGCCGGTCGAGCTCACCGCGCCCGTCACCTCCCGCGCCCCCGCCGCGCCCACGCGGACCGCGTCCGGGTCGCGGGCCGTCGTCGGGCAACGGGCGCGCGTGGCCCGCGGCAGCCGCATCTGGGTCGAGGGCAAGCACGACGCCGAGCTCGTCGAGAAGGTGTGGGGCGACGACCTGCGGGTCGAGGGCGTCGTCGTCGAGCCCCTGCACGGCGTCGACGACCTCGCGGCCGCGCTCGCGGACTTCGGCCCGACGCCGCAGCGGCGCGTCGGCGTGCTCGTGGACCACCTCGTCCCCGGGAGCAAGGAGCGCCGGATCGCCGACGAGGCGATCCGACGCTCCCCTGCGGGCACCGTGCTCGTGCTCGGGCACCCGTACGTCGACGTGTGGCAGGCCGTGAAGCCCGCGCGCGTGGGCCTGGACCGCTGGCCCGTGATCGAGCGGGGCACGGAGTGGAAGCGCGGCATCCTGCGCGAGCTGGGCTGGCCCGCGGAGTCCGCCGAGGACGTCGGCCGCGCGTGGCAGCGCATCCTCGGCACGGTGCGCACGTACGCGGACCTCGAGCCGTCCCTGCTCGGTCGCGTCGAGGAGCTCATCGACTTCGTCACGGCGCCCTGA
- a CDS encoding acyltransferase family protein, producing the protein MTTTYEAPRPGTTPAGAGRPTLEEPRVVGHVRAPGAVRRPGRPTVRYRRMPGLDGLRALAVVVVVAFHLAPATFPGGYVGVDVFFVLSGFLITTLLVREHRDRHHVGLRSFWARRARRLLPALGLVVAVCTAAAAVVGGDVLVGIGPQLVGAATFTSNWVDVASGATYSGALLPHLFGNLWSLAVEEQFYLLWPLVVVLLCVVRPLRRRAPWIVAGLGLASAALMALLYTPGTDPTRVYVGTDTHLFALMAGAALALWHVRPAQRPDGDARAGADAHALLPGGPRVRTARGRLAVLVAGAVGAVVLGVAVATLRWDDALAYRGGLLVCAVAATAVLNAVVCLPGIGTQLDRGPLGWVGRRSYGLYLWHWPVLVLTAAALGTVVGPVTPGTVHPLVVVVTLAVTAVAAALSFRYVERPVLRRGLRGAARDLARRLQPTPGEAGPRVLTRRGWALAASCALVVGLSAAGVVNAPATTSVEQQIAAGEQVARATQAAAPAADPEAAAPADGAEQDPVVPPAPSPEAAPDEAAAPVAPPTGDQVTVVGDSVTLASAPALTAALPGAYVDGAVSRQVKDGPGALVAARDAGALRPYVVVSLGTNSTASAAAMEELLAAVGPGHRVVLVTGYADRPWVPGTNAEIVAAAGRHPGVVVADWSAAVAADPSVLGPDGVHPTAAGATTYTAVVVDGLVRAAALGSATS; encoded by the coding sequence GTGACGACGACCTACGAGGCACCTCGACCCGGGACGACCCCTGCGGGGGCCGGTCGCCCGACGCTCGAGGAGCCTCGCGTCGTCGGGCACGTGCGCGCGCCCGGCGCGGTCCGTCGGCCGGGCCGCCCGACCGTGCGCTACCGCCGGATGCCGGGACTGGACGGGCTGCGGGCTCTGGCCGTCGTCGTGGTGGTCGCGTTCCACCTCGCCCCGGCCACGTTCCCCGGCGGGTACGTCGGGGTCGACGTCTTCTTCGTGCTCTCGGGCTTCCTCATCACGACCCTCCTCGTGCGCGAGCACCGCGACCGGCACCACGTGGGGCTGCGCTCCTTCTGGGCGCGCCGTGCCCGCCGCCTGCTCCCCGCGCTCGGGCTGGTCGTCGCGGTGTGCACGGCGGCCGCGGCGGTCGTGGGCGGTGACGTCCTGGTCGGCATCGGCCCCCAGCTCGTCGGCGCCGCGACCTTCACGAGCAACTGGGTCGACGTCGCGAGCGGCGCCACGTACTCGGGGGCGCTGCTCCCGCACCTCTTCGGCAACCTGTGGTCGCTCGCTGTCGAGGAGCAGTTCTACCTCCTGTGGCCGCTCGTCGTCGTGCTCCTGTGCGTCGTGCGGCCCCTGCGTCGCCGGGCGCCGTGGATCGTCGCCGGCCTGGGACTGGCGTCCGCGGCCCTCATGGCGCTGCTGTACACGCCGGGCACCGACCCGACGCGCGTCTACGTCGGCACCGACACCCACCTCTTCGCGCTCATGGCCGGGGCGGCGCTCGCGCTCTGGCACGTGCGACCGGCCCAGCGGCCCGACGGCGACGCGCGGGCCGGCGCCGACGCGCACGCCCTCCTGCCGGGCGGGCCGCGCGTGCGCACGGCGCGCGGCCGGCTCGCGGTCCTCGTCGCCGGGGCGGTCGGCGCCGTCGTGCTCGGGGTCGCCGTCGCGACGTTGCGCTGGGACGACGCGCTCGCCTACCGGGGCGGGCTGCTCGTGTGCGCGGTCGCCGCGACCGCGGTTCTCAACGCCGTCGTGTGCCTGCCCGGCATCGGCACGCAGCTCGACCGCGGCCCGCTCGGCTGGGTCGGACGGCGGTCGTACGGGCTCTACCTGTGGCACTGGCCCGTGCTCGTGCTCACCGCGGCCGCGCTCGGGACCGTGGTCGGTCCCGTGACCCCGGGCACGGTGCACCCGCTCGTCGTCGTCGTGACGCTCGCCGTGACGGCTGTCGCGGCGGCGCTGTCCTTCCGGTACGTCGAGCGGCCCGTCCTGCGCCGGGGGCTCCGCGGCGCGGCGCGCGACCTCGCGCGTCGCCTCCAGCCGACGCCGGGCGAGGCGGGCCCGCGCGTCCTCACCCGCCGGGGCTGGGCCCTGGCGGCGTCGTGCGCGCTCGTCGTCGGCCTCTCGGCCGCCGGGGTCGTCAACGCACCCGCCACGACGAGCGTCGAGCAGCAGATCGCGGCGGGGGAGCAGGTCGCGCGGGCGACGCAGGCCGCGGCGCCCGCGGCCGACCCGGAGGCGGCGGCTCCGGCCGACGGCGCCGAGCAGGACCCGGTCGTCCCGCCCGCCCCGAGCCCCGAGGCGGCGCCCGACGAGGCGGCGGCGCCGGTCGCGCCACCGACGGGCGACCAGGTGACCGTCGTCGGCGACTCCGTGACGCTCGCGAGCGCGCCCGCGCTCACCGCCGCGCTGCCCGGCGCGTACGTCGACGGCGCGGTCTCGCGCCAGGTCAAGGACGGACCGGGGGCGCTCGTCGCCGCGCGCGACGCGGGCGCGCTGCGTCCCTACGTCGTCGTCTCCCTCGGCACCAACAGCACCGCGAGCGCCGCGGCGATGGAGGAGCTGCTCGCGGCGGTCGGTCCCGGCCACCGCGTCGTGCTCGTCACCGGGTACGCGGACCGACCGTGGGTCCCGGGGACCAACGCCGAGATCGTCGCCGCCGCGGGCCGCCACCCCGGCGTGGTCGTGGCGGACTGGTCGGCCGCAGTGGCTGCGGACCCGTCCGTGCTCGGCCCGGACGGCGTGCACCCCACGGCCGCTGGTGCGACGACGTACACGGCGGTCGTCGTCGACGGCCTGGTCCGTGCGGCGGCGCTGGGCTCCGCGACGAGCTGA